Proteins encoded in a region of the Calypte anna isolate BGI_N300 chromosome 15, bCalAnn1_v1.p, whole genome shotgun sequence genome:
- the EMID1 gene encoding LOW QUALITY PROTEIN: EMI domain-containing protein 1 (The sequence of the model RefSeq protein was modified relative to this genomic sequence to represent the inferred CDS: inserted 6 bases in 4 codons) codes for MARPRRLPLPAPCLPPSCHPACPLAFCLCCLLLLPAVAPGVGLLQPAARSNWCSYTVTRTVSCQVQNGTFLQRVFQGCRWPLACSGGSSYRTVARPIYRVTYRTVTALEWRCCPGHAGANCQEEPQILLALRDTGHPTXSPRRPSLRPTAFSGCLNCSQXGDLTARITTLEMQVARLSVAEAPXPPAPKGSPPGRGQDPGQLWGAPAARGSPGDDGKGRGGGPRLEGPPGPKGDAGGRGPSGVPGLKGPMGPPGPPGPPGPPGRDGARGPPGEKGLPGPPGPPGPPAPLGPVIPHGALPRDPLLSNTFTESIVGPTGPPGPVGPMGPPGPPVPSAXPGPPGPDGREGAPGAAGPPGEKGDRGSPGPPGSRGQAGAQGEPGPRGHPGDKGTWASSFQTLLRQQAQLEVLARRVTLLEAIIWPEPEPGSGSAPPARWPPVHP; via the exons AtggcccggccccgccgcctgcccctgcctgccccctgcctgcccccctcCTGCCACCCTGCCTGCCCCCTGGCGTTCTGCctttgctgcctgctgctcctgccagctgtGGCTCCTGGAGTCGGCCTGCTGCAGCCGGCAGCCCGCAG CAACTGGTGCTCCTACACGGTGACAAGGACAGTGTCATGCCAGGTCCAGAATGGCACCTTCCTCCAGAGGGTCTTCCAGGGCTGCCGCTGGCCCCTGGCCTGCAGCGGGGGCAG CAGCTATCGCACGGTGGCCCGGCCCATCTACAGGGTGACCTACAGGACAGTGACAGCACTGGAGTGGAGGTGCTGCCCCGGGCATGCTGGAGCCAACTGCCAGGAAG agCCTCAAATCCTCCTGGCCCTACGGGACACGGGGCACCCAA CCTCCCCACGCCGCCCCTCCCTGCGCCCCACAGCATTCTCAG GGTGCCTGAACTGCAGCCA GGGGGACCTGACAGCCCGGATCACCACCCTCGAGATGCAG GTGGCCCGGCTGTCGGTGGCTGAAGccc cccccccagcacccaagGGCAGCCCCCCGGGCAGGGGACAGGACCCCGGGCAGCTCTGGGGGGCTCCAGCTGCCCGCGGGAGCCCTGGGGATGATGGTAAGGGGCGGGGGGGG GGACCCCGGCTGGAGGGCCCCCCCGGCCCCAAGGGGGATGCAGGAGGACGGGGACCCTCGGGTGTTCCGGGGTTGAAGGGTCCGATGGGGCCACCAG GTCCCCCCGGCCCCCCAGGACCACCCGGCCGGGATGGAGCCAGGGGCCCCCCCGGAGAGAAGGGCTTACCCGGCCCTCCCGGCCCCCCAGGACCCCCTGCTCCCCTGGGGCCAGTGATACCCCACGGAGCCCTGCCCA GGGACCCCCTTCTCTCTAACACCTTCACTGAAAGCATCGTGGGTCCCACCGGCCCACCCGGACCCGTGGGGCCAATGG GTCCCCCCGGCCCCCCGGTCCCATCGGC CCCCGGCCCCCCAGGACCCGAT GGTAGGGAGGGGGCACCTGGAGCTGCCGGCCCCCCCGGTGAGAAAGGAGACAGA G gGTCCCCAGGGCCCCCCGGCAGCCGTGGCCAGGCTGGGGCACAG GGCGAGCCGGGCCCCCGGGGCCACCCGGGTGACAAGGGCACTTGG gcCAGTAGCTTCCAAACCCTCCTGCGGCAGCAGGCCCAGCTGGAGGTCCTGGCTAGAAGGGTCACCTTGCTGGAAGCCATCATCTGGCCAG AACCAGAGCCTGGCTCGGGCAGTGCCCCCCCGGCACGGTGGCCCCCGGTCCACCCGTAG